A genomic window from Gracilinanus agilis isolate LMUSP501 chromosome X, AgileGrace, whole genome shotgun sequence includes:
- the UBE2A gene encoding ubiquitin-conjugating enzyme E2 A, which yields MFHPNVYADGSICLDILQNRWSPTYDVSSILTSIQSLLDEPNPNSPANSQAAQLYQENKREYEKRVSAIVEQSWRDC from the exons ATGTTTCATCCAAATG TCTATGCAGATGGCAGTATATGCCTGGATATACTTCAAAATCGTTGGAGTCCAACCTATGATGTTTCCTCCATTTTGACATCCATACAG tCTTTATTGGATGAGCCTAATCCCAACAGTCCAGCAAACAGCCAGGCTGCCCAGCTATACCAGGAGAACAAGCGAGAATATGAAAAGCGAGTTTCGGCCATTGTAGAACAGAGCTGGCGCGATTGTTGA